From a region of the Hyalangium ruber genome:
- a CDS encoding serine/threonine protein kinase, with translation MPRQAEASGVDPYRGRKIGKYEILTRHSVGGMAELFLAFTSGPGGFRKFVALKQILPDVKTDEFVRMFLDEARITAAFSHANIGQVFELGEEDGELYLAMEFLPGQNLEQVMVASSYGNPVPVGFAARVVRDVCLGLHYAHHFTAPSGRKVAVVHRDLAPRNVMVTYDGVVKVIDFGIAKARGRLNRTAVGMVKGTSGYMSPEQVRNQELDGRSDLFCAGVLLHELLSGQRLYNTMDEDAMMRQIAHSDAPSPRTFNPEVSEALESVVMRALARDPARRFSTGREMAKAIEQAMGSELFDEEAVAALMQSLFAEKRQKTLALLDYEEESISRENPIPARHTLEDPSDIEPTNPMPALPFQETLPPRSAAPRQAVPGARPFPRKQGAAGEPSSPVRARPPSGRQMPEAPSRRPPTPDEEAEATQVSPPAAVKAARPEPEGRRPARMGVFTLGPSEPPTPSKSEEREDSEVSEVSRVSRVSQALQSMDRPTRRGMWLILVVVLAGIVILFLPEALKSRLGALFSSAGSWMSDRLSATSESQAEPSAPSPMPATGVAAPSQDAYEPPPPGEGSAAPEEPAPEQAPVNAATPAPSEEKPPKPRKAEPSTPPTTAPAATKPPPAAAKKPAPPAAVKKPEETEATEETGELEESAEAPEEAAAPPPPAPKPSKAPAIQGKPEVPAKKPVEEEVLEPAEPSVGPAEVDPSIQPLELSPPTSPEGEP, from the coding sequence ATGCCCAGACAGGCAGAGGCCAGCGGGGTTGATCCCTACCGTGGCCGGAAAATCGGCAAGTACGAGATCCTCACGCGACACTCCGTCGGGGGCATGGCGGAGCTGTTCCTGGCCTTCACCTCGGGCCCCGGAGGCTTCCGCAAGTTCGTTGCCCTCAAGCAGATCCTGCCGGACGTCAAGACCGACGAGTTCGTCCGGATGTTCCTCGATGAGGCGCGCATCACCGCCGCCTTCTCGCACGCGAACATCGGCCAGGTGTTCGAGCTGGGCGAGGAGGACGGCGAGCTGTACCTCGCCATGGAGTTCCTCCCGGGCCAGAACCTCGAGCAGGTCATGGTCGCCTCCAGCTACGGGAACCCAGTACCCGTCGGGTTCGCCGCTAGAGTGGTCCGCGACGTCTGTCTGGGCCTGCACTACGCCCACCACTTCACCGCGCCCTCCGGCCGCAAGGTGGCGGTGGTGCATCGAGACCTGGCGCCCCGCAATGTGATGGTCACCTACGACGGTGTCGTGAAGGTGATCGACTTCGGCATCGCCAAGGCCAGGGGCCGGCTCAACCGCACCGCGGTGGGAATGGTGAAGGGGACCAGCGGGTACATGTCCCCCGAGCAGGTGCGCAACCAGGAGCTCGACGGACGCAGCGATTTGTTCTGCGCGGGCGTGCTGCTGCACGAGCTGCTGAGCGGCCAGCGGCTGTACAACACCATGGACGAGGACGCGATGATGCGTCAGATCGCCCACTCCGACGCTCCCTCGCCGCGTACCTTCAACCCCGAGGTTTCCGAGGCCCTGGAGTCTGTGGTGATGCGCGCCCTGGCCAGGGACCCGGCGCGGCGCTTCTCCACGGGACGCGAGATGGCCAAGGCCATCGAGCAGGCCATGGGCTCGGAGCTCTTCGATGAGGAGGCGGTCGCCGCGCTGATGCAGTCGCTCTTCGCGGAGAAGCGACAGAAGACGCTGGCGCTCCTGGACTACGAGGAGGAGAGCATCTCGCGGGAGAACCCCATCCCCGCCAGGCACACCCTGGAGGATCCCAGCGACATCGAGCCCACGAACCCGATGCCCGCGCTGCCCTTCCAGGAGACGCTGCCTCCTCGCTCCGCCGCTCCGCGCCAGGCGGTTCCGGGCGCTCGTCCCTTCCCACGAAAGCAGGGCGCGGCGGGCGAGCCGTCCAGCCCCGTGAGGGCACGGCCTCCCTCGGGTCGACAGATGCCCGAGGCTCCCTCTCGAAGGCCTCCCACACCCGACGAGGAGGCCGAGGCCACCCAGGTATCTCCCCCCGCCGCGGTGAAGGCGGCACGCCCTGAGCCCGAGGGCCGACGACCCGCGAGAATGGGCGTGTTCACCCTCGGCCCCTCGGAGCCTCCCACGCCCTCGAAGTCCGAGGAGCGAGAGGACTCGGAGGTGTCCGAGGTCTCCCGCGTCTCGAGGGTCTCTCAGGCCCTGCAGTCCATGGATCGCCCCACGCGCCGGGGGATGTGGCTCATCCTCGTCGTCGTCCTCGCGGGCATCGTCATTCTCTTCCTGCCCGAGGCACTGAAGAGCCGGCTGGGCGCGCTGTTCAGCTCCGCCGGTTCCTGGATGTCCGATCGGCTCTCCGCGACCTCCGAGTCCCAGGCGGAGCCCTCCGCGCCCAGCCCCATGCCCGCCACGGGAGTCGCCGCGCCCTCTCAGGATGCCTACGAGCCGCCGCCGCCGGGGGAGGGCAGCGCCGCCCCGGAGGAGCCCGCGCCCGAGCAGGCACCGGTGAATGCCGCGACGCCGGCGCCTTCCGAGGAGAAGCCTCCCAAGCCCCGGAAGGCCGAGCCGTCCACGCCTCCCACCACCGCGCCGGCCGCGACGAAACCCCCGCCCGCCGCCGCGAAGAAGCCGGCGCCCCCCGCTGCCGTCAAGAAGCCAGAGGAGACGGAGGCAACGGAGGAGACCGGGGAGCTCGAGGAGAGCGCCGAGGCCCCCGAGGAGGCCGCCGCCCCGCCGCCGCCTGCCCCGAAGCCCTCCAAGGCCCCGGCGATTCAAGGGAAACCCGAGGT